In the genome of Catalinimonas alkaloidigena, the window AGGTGAGCCACATCGCGCACGATGCGGTGGAACTTGTTGAACATGAACCCAATTTGCACCAGCCGTATGCCCATGATGCCGTACTGCAAATCGGACGTAATGCGGTGCAGCCGAGCGTAGATGTTGCTGCGCGAGCCCTGGGCTTGTTGCATGGCAACCAGGCGGTCGCGTTCGATGATCAGTTCCCCTACCAGGTTGAGCAGGGCATCCAGTTTCCGTACGGGTACCTGAACCTGATCGGAGAAGGTGATTTTGGTCTGGTCTTCGGCGGGTGCAGCTTCCTCAGGAGCTGCCTGAGCCGCCTCTTCAGGTTGCGCAGGGGCCGCCGCAGCGGGTACGGAAGCCACCGCTTCAGAAGAGGCTTCGTCGGCTGATGGGGCCGGGTCTGCCGGGATCTCCTTGGTACTTTCTTCTTTTTTGCCCGTTGTACTGGCCGCGGGACGCTTGCTGGTTTTGCGCTTGCTCTTTTTAGGAGCCGGTGTTACTTCCGGTTCTGCCTGGGGCGCCGCCGCCGCTACGGGTGCGGCCGGAGGATCGGCGGGTTTCTCTGCCTGTCGGTCACGTGCATTGCGCAAAAAGACTTCCAGTTTGGTTTGGATGCCCCGGTAGCTGACGCGCTGGCCGGTCGAGAGTGCCTCGATCAGTTCGCCTAGCTTGTCGTTTGCACGGAACAGGCTGGCGAACAATTCATTATCCAGCTGGATACTTCCTTGCTTTACCTCGCTGAACAGATCTTCCATAACGTGGGCCAAGCCAGCAATGGCTTCGAATCCCATGCCCATGGCATTGCCTTTCAGGGTATGTGTGATCCGGAAAATCGCGTCGATGACCGACATTTTCTTCGGATCTTTTTCCAAGTCGCTGAACAGGCGATTCAACTCTTCGAAGTTTTCGAACGCTTCTGCCCGAAACAGCTCTTTGTATTCTTCTTCTTTCATGGAGTAGCGAAATCAAAAGTCGACCGGCGAGGGCCAACAACTAAATAGGCTCAGGACAGACAGCTTACCAGAAATCCGGCAATCTCCGGCAACGCGATTACCTGGCGGACCACGCCGGTTTCTACCGCGACGCGTGGCATGCCGTACACCACACTGGTGGCTTCGTTCTGAGCGATGGTGTACCCACCGCTTCGGTAAATGGCTTCCATGCCCCGGGTGCCGTCTTTGCCCATACCCGTCAGAATCACACCAATTGCTTTTTCTCCGTACACCTGCGCGACCGAAAGCATCAGGGCGTTAACGGACGGATTGTTGTATTCCCGAAAAGTCTCTTCGGCCTGAGTCCACACCACGCGCCCTCTTCCAGAGGCTTTTAGCTTGGAGTTGCAGCCTCCTGGTGCTACCGTAATTTCGCCGGGCCGTATGGGGGTTCCTTCCTCGCCCACCCGCACTCGTAGGGGGGTAAGGGCATCGAGGCGCTCAGCAAAGGCCGGAATAAAGGCTTTGGGCATGTGCTGTGCAATCACCACCGGAATAGCCAGGTTGCTGGGCAACTGCGTAACGACCTGTTCTACCGCACCCGGTCCCCCTGTCGATGCACCGATCGCGATGATCTCGTAGGGAAGTTGACCCTGGAAAACGTGCGGCGCCTGGTTGGTGTGTTGCACCTGTTTGCGCAACAGACGCTGGCGGTTCACCCGCGACGCCTGTTTGACCTTGTGAACCAACTCATCCTGCAGCGTACGCAACCCACGCGACGCAGGCTTGGTCAGGTAATCGTACGCGCCCAGGCTCAGTGCCTCCATAATGGGACTCAGGTTGGTATTACCCAATGCACTGAGAATCAGAATGGGCGTAGGATGTTGTTGCATGACCTGGCGCACGGCATACAGTCCGTCATAATTGGCCATGGTCATGTCCAGCACCAGCACGTCCGGCTTAAGCTCCGTGGTTTTTTCTGCGGCCTCTTTACCATCGCAGGCCGTATCCACCACCTCAATCGACTCATCGTTGCGGAGGATGTCCGAAATCAGGAGCCGCATAAGGCTGGAGTCATCCGCCACTACAACTTGAATGGGAGACGCAGCCATGGTTCCTAGGCCATGATGCGATTGACGGCCTCCACGAGTTGTTCGGTCGTGAAAGGTTTTACGATGTAGTCGGAAGCGCCCAGGTTTAAACCTTCGTTGACTACCGACTGCTGTCCGACAGCACTGATCATGATCACCCGCGACTCGATTTCCTCTTCGGTTTTCAGAATCCGCAGGATGTCCGTGCCGATCATGTCGGGCAGGATGTTGTCCAGGGTGATCAGGTCGGGCTGAAGCTCAAGTGCCATGTCGATGGCCGACTCGCCGTTGGCGGCTTGTCCTACCACTTCGTAGCCTGCTTCACTAAGTGCATCTTTGATCATCGTTCGCATGTACAGCGAATCGTCAACAATCAGAACTTTTTTTGCCATGTATCTAGAACTAATAGCGTTAGAATCAAATAAGAGATGAATTATAAAGATTTAGCAACCTCCTGTGTCTCGCGGCGCGATAACATCGCCAAGGCGTCGATCAAAATGATCATGCGCTCTCCGCTCTTGACGATGCCCCGAATGGCCTGCTCTTCGGCTTCGGACGACAGCACTACGCTGGAGGCAGTGTCGATGTCGTGTTCGCCGATGGAGAGCGTATTCGGAACTTTGCGGACCAAAATGCCCACGCTCGCTTCCTGGCTTTCCAGCACCAGGGTGTATTTGGGCAGACTTTCGTCTGTGCTTTTGATGCCGAATTTCTTTTCCAGATCCAGGATGGCCAGCACGTTCCCGCGAATGTTGGCTACGCCTTTGATGTGATCCGGCGTTTGCGGAATGCGCGCTACGTTCGGCGTGAGCACCACTTCTTTGATCTGGTCGATGCTAAGGGCGTACTCTTCTTCGCCCAGTCGGAAAACGACCAGTTGGATGCGTGGCCCACTGTTGCCTGCCTGTGGCTCTTTTTCTTTGCTAATGCTTTGTGCCATAGGGTAGGTTATGCTTTCTTGAGTTTGAACTTAGACACGCCTTCGGTCAACTGGTTGGCAATCTCGGCCAGATTCTTACTGCTCTGCAGTACCTCGCTCATGCCCTGGTTCAGCTCCTGCGACGACGTAGCGATCTGTTCCGAACCGGCGGCGGTTTCTTCTGCCACCACCACGATGCTCTCGATGTTCTTCACAACCGTGTTGATGCTGTTGCGCTGCTGATCGGTTGCCTGCAAAATCTCTTTCGAGAGGTCGAGTGTCTCGGTGCTCGATTGCTGAATGCTTTGGAATACCTCTTCGGCATCGCGCGACGCTTTGTTACCGCTTTTCACGCTGGTTTCCATGTTGCCGATGGCCTTGCCCGCCAGGGTAATGTCTTTCTGTACTTCTTTGATGACCCGCTCAATGTCGACAGCCGACTTGCGCGAGTCTTCGGCCAGTTTCCGGATCTCTTCGGCGACTACCGCAAAGCCCCGTCCGGCGTCTCCGGCCCGTGCCGCTTCGATGGCTGCGTTCAGCGCCAACAGGTTGGTCTGGGAAGCAATGTCGGTGATGACGTTCAACGTGCGGGCGATCTCCTCGGAGCGCTCGGTCAGAATCTCGATGGATTTGGCCGTATCTTGTGCCGAAGTCTGAATTTCGCCCATGTTTTCTACGACCTTGTTGACGATCTTCAAGCCATCGTTGCAGCTCGACTGACCTTTTTCGGCCGCCTTGTTGATGATGTTGGCTTTGGAACCCATGTCGACCGACGAGTTCATAACGTGCTCTACCAGCTTCGACGATTCATCCGTTTTGGTCGCCTGCTGCTGTGCGCCTTCGGCCATCTGAGCGATGGCGGACGCCACTTCCTGCGTGGTATTCTGCATGCTTTCGCCCGTGGTCAGCATCTCTTCCGAGGCGGTGGCGATCACCGTCACGATCTGCGAAATGTTGCTGAGTAGCTGGTTCATGTTGCGCATGGCCACGTTCAGCGCGTTGCCCATATCGGCCAGATCTCCCTCCGCTTCCATG includes:
- the cheB gene encoding chemotaxis-specific protein-glutamate methyltransferase CheB, encoding MAASPIQVVVADDSSLMRLLISDILRNDESIEVVDTACDGKEAAEKTTELKPDVLVLDMTMANYDGLYAVRQVMQQHPTPILILSALGNTNLSPIMEALSLGAYDYLTKPASRGLRTLQDELVHKVKQASRVNRQRLLRKQVQHTNQAPHVFQGQLPYEIIAIGASTGGPGAVEQVVTQLPSNLAIPVVIAQHMPKAFIPAFAERLDALTPLRVRVGEEGTPIRPGEITVAPGGCNSKLKASGRGRVVWTQAEETFREYNNPSVNALMLSVAQVYGEKAIGVILTGMGKDGTRGMEAIYRSGGYTIAQNEATSVVYGMPRVAVETGVVRQVIALPEIAGFLVSCLS
- a CDS encoding response regulator gives rise to the protein MAKKVLIVDDSLYMRTMIKDALSEAGYEVVGQAANGESAIDMALELQPDLITLDNILPDMIGTDILRILKTEEEIESRVIMISAVGQQSVVNEGLNLGASDYIVKPFTTEQLVEAVNRIMA
- a CDS encoding chemotaxis protein CheW, translated to MAQSISKEKEPQAGNSGPRIQLVVFRLGEEEYALSIDQIKEVVLTPNVARIPQTPDHIKGVANIRGNVLAILDLEKKFGIKSTDESLPKYTLVLESQEASVGILVRKVPNTLSIGEHDIDTASSVVLSSEAEEQAIRGIVKSGERMIILIDALAMLSRRETQEVAKSL